From a single Crateriforma spongiae genomic region:
- a CDS encoding TlpA family protein disulfide reductase, whose product MLSIAVALSSSHRTPMFADGILTLSDHQSIVGQVADVRIPAPDGPILGWQGVGFNDPFVFPIDHVKKLEFQDANEINQQQATFAVELYQGDLLTCDLLSIDADQLVLKEPDLGKLQIPLDAVHRLYRVADNPTLVFAHLAGLQDWSGNHWNNEGWFEEGIALGSDRADAVLMGDLGVPNRAIIELELSWKGAPNFHVSLGCDPTQSPEVSSGWAITSIGRTLAVFRERQHSADLDILTTLEDDSSIRLIAFLDQDADTITVYHSDGSLAGQLAAEPKDDEATEPSDDLPRVRIANGTGISVTNREGTTYLRRLRVAKWIGDAGPQSDTDDAVISVVTIDGKVVTGRTAELTSDGESLVMAADQQQESIAMKQIAGINFPRPSDIESADDAIQQKDIATLLLGDGGRLLGRVQKVTPTHIQIRHAATGHLGKLPRRRVRLIHWREHPWQTIEDDLSVLQQDDHRTLGRLTAAINAAADGDDGERRSGLATLAWQARGSQTAASFAPSVSGVIRKPSASVSTAQTNSATPDPSGRSQIEDARKRLTELRENRSPDPATATTSSDRSIKDAPSSGPAKDAFTHHVYLVSGDHFSCDVLGVAKDGLQIRSAESGVSILPDNQIKAVQFDLKTKIPNLEQAKRQRLLTLPRSQHDSPPTHLLIAANGDMMRCQMVSIDEDAVAVTARMHELSVPRNRITQIIWLHPEDLLASKENKDSPTPSDSPDDRNPETRFDDHIQAVFRNGNDRLTFVPAGLDDPTLVGRHGVFGDCQVDLNQLERLVLGRAIGQASGPAAYGSWVMKLAKEPVVAAAMRGELTVPPHPLNGQKAPEINLPLVEGGRFRLSEYRGEIVLVDFWASWCAPCMQTMPKVDEVAAQYESELVRLMTINVSDADAQIRSSLRRMNIQPEVAMDIDGIAAERYQADAIPQLVVIDREGNVAGVFVGGGDFMIARLKSLLDSMTSPEANVD is encoded by the coding sequence GTGTTGTCGATCGCGGTCGCGTTATCGTCATCACATCGCACACCGATGTTCGCCGATGGAATTTTGACGCTTTCGGATCATCAATCAATTGTCGGGCAGGTGGCGGATGTCCGGATACCGGCGCCGGACGGTCCGATCCTTGGCTGGCAAGGCGTCGGCTTTAACGATCCCTTCGTGTTTCCAATTGATCACGTCAAGAAATTGGAATTCCAGGACGCCAACGAAATCAACCAACAACAGGCCACGTTTGCCGTGGAGCTGTACCAGGGCGATTTGCTGACGTGCGACTTGCTTTCGATCGACGCGGACCAATTGGTGCTGAAAGAACCGGATTTGGGAAAACTTCAGATCCCACTGGATGCCGTGCACCGTCTGTATCGTGTCGCCGATAATCCGACGCTGGTGTTCGCGCACTTGGCCGGACTGCAAGATTGGTCGGGCAACCACTGGAACAACGAGGGCTGGTTCGAAGAGGGCATCGCATTGGGGTCCGACCGCGCCGATGCAGTGTTGATGGGTGACCTGGGAGTGCCGAATCGCGCCATCATCGAACTGGAACTTTCCTGGAAAGGTGCCCCCAACTTTCACGTCTCGCTCGGCTGTGACCCCACGCAATCACCTGAGGTTTCCTCGGGCTGGGCGATCACCAGCATCGGACGCACGCTGGCGGTCTTTCGCGAACGGCAACACTCCGCCGACTTGGACATTCTGACCACGCTGGAAGACGATTCATCGATTCGCTTGATCGCTTTTCTGGACCAGGACGCTGACACGATCACCGTCTATCATTCCGATGGTTCGCTGGCCGGTCAGCTCGCTGCGGAACCGAAAGACGATGAAGCGACCGAGCCGTCCGACGATTTGCCGCGAGTCCGCATCGCAAACGGCACCGGCATTTCCGTCACCAATCGGGAAGGCACAACCTATCTGCGACGGCTGCGGGTGGCGAAATGGATCGGCGACGCCGGCCCACAGTCCGATACAGACGACGCGGTGATCAGCGTCGTGACGATTGATGGCAAGGTCGTGACGGGCCGAACCGCAGAATTGACATCGGACGGTGAAAGTTTGGTCATGGCTGCGGATCAGCAGCAGGAATCCATTGCAATGAAACAGATCGCCGGAATCAATTTCCCGCGACCATCCGATATCGAATCGGCTGACGATGCGATTCAGCAAAAAGACATCGCAACCCTTTTGCTTGGTGACGGCGGACGCTTGCTTGGCCGCGTCCAGAAAGTCACACCAACGCACATTCAGATTCGCCACGCCGCGACCGGTCACCTCGGGAAACTGCCCCGACGACGCGTGCGTCTAATCCATTGGCGTGAACATCCTTGGCAGACGATCGAGGATGACTTGTCGGTCTTGCAACAGGATGACCACCGAACCTTGGGGCGACTGACTGCCGCGATCAACGCCGCCGCTGATGGGGATGATGGGGAACGCCGCAGCGGCTTGGCCACTCTGGCATGGCAGGCACGCGGCAGCCAGACCGCCGCAAGTTTCGCTCCGTCGGTCAGCGGTGTGATTCGCAAACCATCAGCATCCGTTTCGACGGCACAAACGAACTCAGCGACACCGGATCCATCGGGACGGTCGCAAATCGAAGATGCTCGCAAACGACTAACCGAACTTCGGGAAAACCGTTCGCCTGATCCAGCCACCGCAACGACATCATCCGATCGTTCCATCAAGGATGCTCCGTCGAGCGGACCAGCGAAAGATGCGTTTACGCATCACGTCTATCTGGTGTCAGGAGACCATTTCAGCTGTGACGTCTTGGGGGTGGCCAAAGATGGTCTACAGATCCGCTCCGCCGAAAGTGGCGTGTCGATTTTGCCCGACAACCAGATCAAGGCCGTGCAATTTGATCTGAAGACAAAGATCCCGAATCTGGAACAAGCCAAACGCCAACGATTATTGACGCTGCCACGATCTCAGCACGACTCGCCGCCAACGCATTTGCTGATCGCGGCCAACGGCGACATGATGCGATGCCAAATGGTTTCGATCGACGAAGACGCCGTCGCGGTCACGGCACGGATGCATGAGTTGTCCGTTCCCCGAAACCGAATCACACAAATCATCTGGTTGCATCCGGAAGATTTGTTGGCGTCAAAGGAAAACAAGGATTCACCAACCCCGTCCGATTCCCCCGATGACCGGAATCCCGAGACTAGGTTTGACGATCACATCCAAGCGGTTTTTCGCAACGGGAATGACCGGCTGACCTTTGTGCCCGCGGGCCTGGACGACCCAACATTAGTGGGTCGTCACGGTGTTTTTGGAGATTGCCAGGTTGACTTGAATCAACTGGAACGGCTGGTTTTGGGACGTGCAATCGGGCAAGCCTCCGGTCCCGCCGCCTATGGTTCCTGGGTCATGAAGCTTGCGAAAGAACCGGTTGTCGCTGCCGCGATGCGTGGCGAATTGACGGTGCCGCCACACCCGTTGAACGGCCAAAAGGCCCCTGAAATCAATCTGCCCTTGGTCGAAGGCGGTCGATTTCGGTTGTCAGAATATCGCGGCGAAATCGTTCTGGTCGACTTTTGGGCATCCTGGTGCGCCCCCTGCATGCAGACGATGCCAAAGGTTGATGAAGTGGCCGCACAGTACGAGTCCGAACTGGTCCGCCTGATGACGATCAACGTTAGTGACGCTGACGCACAGATCCGAAGCAGCCTGCGACGGATGAACATTCAACCGGAAGTTGCGATGGACATCGATGGCATTGCAGCAGAACGTTACCAAGCCGATGCCATTCCACAGTTGGTAGTGATCGACCGGGAAGGCAACGTCGCCGGTGTGTTTGTGGGTGGCGGCGATTTCATGATCGCGCGGCTGAAATCGTTACTTGATTCGATGACGTCGCCCGAGGCCAATGTCGACTAG
- a CDS encoding prenyltransferase/squalene oxidase repeat-containing protein, producing the protein MLLAVTAECGAQVLEIRTGEAVPREVREMYDAGLQYLIDSQDQQGSWNSSYRGAGVDGMAVMCFLASGEDPNFGAYAVPMRKTLRNMLRQQSRRTGFFGGSMYHHGFAMLAVAEAYGTVDDRNLWPGESESEQITLAESLELAVRCAVTSQKKNSYGAWRYNPSGNDADTSVSGSVLVGLLAARNAGIEVPDEAIDRAIKYFVSMTSPSGQVAYAGGMGGFDESMARISIAALVYAVARRKDLPQYKQTLEYLKSRLVSGGRAGLGSVEYQNYYQAQALFQGDEESWKKWNQKLIDTLKTRQQPDGSFDGSYGKSVSTCLSLLALALNYRFLPIYER; encoded by the coding sequence ATGCTGCTTGCTGTGACCGCGGAATGTGGTGCTCAAGTGCTGGAGATTCGCACCGGCGAAGCAGTGCCACGCGAAGTTCGTGAAATGTACGACGCGGGCTTGCAGTACCTGATCGATTCTCAAGACCAACAGGGCAGTTGGAACAGCAGTTATCGCGGGGCCGGTGTCGACGGCATGGCGGTCATGTGTTTCCTTGCGTCGGGCGAAGATCCGAATTTCGGCGCTTATGCGGTTCCTATGCGTAAGACGTTGCGAAACATGTTGCGTCAACAAAGCCGGCGAACAGGTTTCTTTGGCGGCAGTATGTATCACCACGGCTTTGCCATGCTGGCGGTTGCCGAAGCCTACGGGACGGTCGACGATCGGAATCTGTGGCCGGGGGAATCCGAATCCGAGCAGATCACTTTGGCCGAATCGCTGGAACTGGCGGTGCGTTGTGCCGTCACGTCACAAAAGAAAAACAGCTATGGGGCGTGGCGATACAACCCCAGCGGAAACGATGCGGACACCTCCGTGTCGGGCAGCGTCTTGGTGGGACTGTTGGCCGCGCGTAATGCCGGCATTGAAGTCCCTGACGAAGCCATTGATCGTGCGATCAAGTATTTCGTCAGCATGACATCCCCCTCCGGCCAAGTCGCTTATGCCGGCGGCATGGGTGGCTTTGACGAATCCATGGCACGCATTTCCATTGCCGCTTTGGTCTATGCCGTCGCCCGTCGAAAAGACCTGCCGCAATACAAACAAACGCTGGAATACCTCAAAAGTCGGTTAGTCAGTGGCGGACGTGCGGGATTGGGTTCCGTCGAATACCAGAATTACTACCAGGCTCAGGCGTTGTTCCAAGGCGACGAAGAGAGTTGGAAGAAGTGGAACCAAAAGCTGATCGACACGTTAAAGACTCGCCAACAACCCGATGGAAGCTTTGACGGCAGTTATGGAAAGTCGGTCAGCACTTGCCTGTCATTATTGGCATTGGCGTTGAATTACCGCTTTCTGCCGATTTACGAACGTTAG
- a CDS encoding BatA domain-containing protein codes for MTFLQPWMLWALPLVALPIIIHLINQRRFQTTPWAAMSFLLAANRMSRGYAKLRRYLILAARTLVVAGLIFAVARPLSSGWLGTTIGSRVDTTLILLDRSPSMGQITPGGRTKLETLTRRLVESLNTIRSDRYVWIDTNQDQILELENPEQLIELSAADTDAATTDTADLLETAAKYIRENQPGSVDCWIVSDLRRSDWNVDSGRWNAINRSLRQISQPVRFHLLTDAASAPDNRSLRVQSATVASAANGSDPAEASGAGELRLSFTIRQVGVSNNESARRELPIELDLNGARSKFNVRQTGDLTEINQWAVPLDAGQRTGWGKLSIPADTNAADDEYYFVYGSPVIRKTIVVTEDAVDGDTETARPLMLAAGISTTPEIRCESVAMTPNDLAKADLDDVALVLWTGPLPPKSTQALLDPFLRRGGRLICFAPDSGGDEDLGISWAGLSWGEALRHESDVQIGRWIGDHDLLSGVRSGASLPVGDLKIRWHRPVLGDQIGLAHLPDGTPIIARSIADTPGVYFIGTAVAGDQSSLARDGVVLYALIQRALADGADTLGLTQQLTAGQNQSGTDTWQRLTGPNVGRSTTYSLHRGVYQDDDRFIAINRGESEDIEATVSNDQLDHIFAGLRYDRIENVGGSTDSLIQEVWRTFLVLMMIAFAAEALLCLPRIRRTSAPPSGGRVTGGPSRGPGSDPKGATA; via the coding sequence ATGACGTTTCTGCAGCCCTGGATGCTGTGGGCACTGCCGCTGGTTGCTTTGCCCATCATCATTCATTTGATCAATCAACGCCGGTTTCAGACGACACCTTGGGCGGCGATGTCGTTTTTGCTGGCCGCCAACCGCATGTCGCGGGGCTATGCCAAGCTACGTCGCTACTTGATCTTGGCCGCTCGCACGTTGGTGGTGGCCGGTCTGATCTTCGCCGTGGCTCGACCGCTAAGCAGTGGTTGGCTGGGCACAACGATCGGCAGCCGTGTTGATACAACACTGATCTTGTTGGACCGTTCACCCAGCATGGGCCAGATCACGCCGGGTGGACGCACCAAGCTGGAAACGCTGACACGCCGCTTGGTCGAATCGTTGAACACCATTCGATCGGATCGCTATGTGTGGATCGATACCAACCAAGACCAAATCTTGGAACTGGAGAATCCCGAACAGTTGATCGAGTTGTCGGCAGCCGACACGGATGCGGCGACCACCGACACGGCCGACCTTCTGGAAACCGCGGCCAAGTACATCCGCGAAAACCAACCGGGCAGTGTGGATTGTTGGATCGTGTCGGACTTGCGACGCAGCGATTGGAACGTCGACAGCGGACGTTGGAATGCGATCAATCGGTCGTTGCGGCAGATCAGCCAACCGGTTCGATTCCATCTGTTGACCGATGCCGCATCCGCACCGGACAACCGCAGTCTTCGCGTCCAGTCGGCCACCGTCGCATCAGCAGCAAACGGGTCCGACCCAGCGGAAGCTTCCGGTGCCGGTGAATTGCGTCTGTCCTTCACGATCCGGCAAGTGGGCGTGTCAAACAATGAATCCGCTCGTCGCGAATTGCCCATCGAACTGGACCTGAACGGTGCACGCAGCAAATTCAACGTTCGACAGACCGGCGACTTGACCGAAATCAACCAGTGGGCCGTGCCACTGGATGCGGGACAACGAACCGGTTGGGGAAAGCTGTCCATTCCCGCAGACACGAATGCGGCCGACGATGAGTATTACTTTGTCTACGGCAGCCCGGTGATTCGAAAGACGATTGTGGTGACCGAGGATGCCGTTGATGGGGACACCGAGACGGCACGACCTCTGATGCTTGCCGCGGGCATTTCCACCACCCCGGAGATCCGCTGCGAATCGGTCGCGATGACACCAAACGACTTGGCGAAGGCCGATCTGGATGATGTCGCATTGGTCCTGTGGACCGGGCCGCTGCCGCCGAAAAGCACACAAGCTTTGTTGGATCCTTTTTTGCGCCGCGGCGGACGCCTGATCTGCTTTGCCCCAGATTCCGGTGGCGATGAAGATCTGGGTATCTCCTGGGCGGGGCTCTCTTGGGGCGAAGCCTTACGACATGAAAGCGACGTCCAGATCGGTCGCTGGATCGGGGACCACGATCTTCTGTCAGGCGTCCGCAGCGGTGCGTCATTGCCGGTGGGTGACCTAAAAATCCGCTGGCATCGCCCCGTGTTGGGCGATCAAATCGGCCTGGCGCACCTGCCCGACGGCACCCCGATCATTGCCCGATCGATCGCCGATACCCCCGGCGTGTATTTCATCGGTACGGCAGTGGCCGGGGACCAGTCTTCGCTGGCTCGTGACGGGGTGGTTTTGTATGCGTTGATTCAACGCGCGTTGGCCGATGGAGCCGACACCTTGGGGCTGACGCAACAATTGACCGCGGGACAAAACCAGTCGGGTACCGACACCTGGCAGCGTTTGACCGGCCCGAATGTGGGTCGGTCGACGACCTATTCGTTGCACCGGGGCGTCTATCAAGATGATGACCGATTCATCGCAATCAATCGCGGCGAATCCGAAGACATCGAAGCGACCGTGTCCAACGATCAACTGGATCACATCTTCGCGGGTCTTCGGTACGACCGGATTGAAAACGTGGGCGGGTCGACCGACAGCTTGATCCAGGAAGTTTGGCGAACGTTCCTGGTGTTGATGATGATCGCTTTTGCGGCGGAGGCTTTGTTATGCCTGCCTCGAATCCGCCGGACGTCGGCCCCACCCTCGGGCGGACGTGTCACCGGTGGACCGAGTCGCGGCCCAGGCAGTGATCCCAAAGGGGCGACGGCATGA
- a CDS encoding DUF58 domain-containing protein, producing the protein MIPQAQHRDFLDPQMLVRLSSIPLYSRQAMLGNVSGMHASPHRGSSVEFAEYRRYVPGDDLRRLDWRAYGRSDRFYVKEFEADTNLRCHLILDTSGSMGYGSTAATKLSFARRIIATLAHLAIQQGDAAGLTGIGETITETLPPRRTPSHLRVMFDVLQNIRPGGGTQLVQRIHEFADTTRQRALVVIVSDLFVEPAELRRAIDHLRFCKHDVAAFHLIDREEIDFTFSRPTRFVDMESDEYVFADPNDIAPQYHRAMTEYLTSIRQMMLESAVDYHRVITDQDVEIVLRRFLVGRAGGRQAVAETSPIDSSSVGGVG; encoded by the coding sequence ATGATCCCGCAAGCACAACACCGCGATTTCCTAGACCCACAGATGCTGGTTCGACTGTCGTCGATCCCTTTGTATTCGCGGCAGGCAATGTTGGGAAATGTGTCCGGCATGCACGCCAGCCCGCACCGCGGTTCAAGCGTCGAATTTGCGGAATACCGCCGCTACGTTCCCGGCGATGATTTGCGGCGGTTGGATTGGCGTGCCTATGGACGTTCCGACCGGTTCTATGTCAAAGAATTCGAAGCGGACACGAATCTGCGGTGCCACTTGATTTTGGACACCAGCGGTTCCATGGGTTACGGTTCCACCGCGGCAACGAAGCTGTCCTTTGCCCGCCGCATCATTGCAACGCTGGCGCACCTTGCGATCCAACAGGGCGATGCGGCCGGATTGACCGGCATCGGTGAAACGATCACCGAAACGTTGCCGCCACGCCGCACCCCCAGTCATCTGAGGGTGATGTTCGATGTGTTGCAAAACATCCGACCCGGTGGCGGAACGCAATTGGTCCAGCGAATTCATGAATTCGCCGACACGACGCGGCAGCGCGCCTTGGTCGTGATCGTCAGCGACCTGTTCGTCGAACCGGCCGAATTGCGTCGGGCGATCGACCACCTGCGGTTTTGCAAACATGATGTCGCGGCGTTCCACTTGATCGATCGTGAAGAAATCGACTTTACGTTTTCTCGGCCGACACGCTTTGTCGACATGGAAAGCGACGAATACGTTTTTGCCGACCCGAACGACATCGCACCACAATATCATCGTGCGATGACCGAATACTTGACCAGCATTCGCCAAATGATGTTGGAAAGCGCCGTCGATTATCACCGGGTGATCACGGACCAGGATGTGGAAATCGTATTGCGTCGATTTCTGGTCGGCCGGGCCGGCGGTCGCCAAGCGGTCGCCGAAACGTCCCCCATTGATTCTTCATCGGTCGGCGGTGTGGGATGA
- a CDS encoding AAA family ATPase: MQVSSDAPTPTGDPSRSNPTTELSHDDVESLQRLRQHHQQLKDELAKVIVGQNRVIDQLLICLFARGHSLLMGVPGLAKTLLVSKLAETLSLQFNRIQFTPDLMPMDITGTDILQDTADGRREFHFVRGPVFSNIVLADEINRAPPKTQAAMLEAMQERRITVLGKSYGLDEPFLVLATQNPVEQEGTYPLPEAQLDRFMFLIELGYPSEAEEIQIARTTTGDSMPTLEHILDGNQIIEFQHLARRIPVPDHVYQYAVDLVRRTRPGEPEASDWLRRLVSWGAGPRAVQYLILGGKTRAALEGQYMVRTEDVQAVAQPVLTHRLITTFAAQSEGVDAKQIVQQLVDEVAEDRAAKAS, from the coding sequence CTGCAAGTGTCATCCGATGCCCCGACCCCGACCGGTGATCCGTCCCGGTCGAATCCGACCACGGAACTGAGCCACGACGATGTTGAAAGTCTTCAGCGTCTACGCCAGCACCACCAGCAACTGAAAGACGAATTGGCCAAGGTCATCGTCGGCCAAAATCGTGTCATTGATCAGCTGTTGATCTGTCTGTTTGCTCGCGGCCATTCCTTGCTGATGGGGGTTCCGGGCTTGGCCAAGACCTTGCTGGTCAGCAAGCTGGCTGAAACGTTGTCGCTTCAGTTCAATCGCATCCAGTTCACGCCCGACTTGATGCCGATGGACATCACCGGCACCGACATTTTGCAAGACACCGCCGACGGCCGACGCGAGTTTCATTTCGTCCGCGGCCCGGTGTTCTCCAACATTGTTTTGGCGGACGAAATCAACCGCGCGCCACCTAAAACCCAAGCCGCGATGCTGGAAGCGATGCAAGAACGACGCATCACGGTGCTGGGCAAGTCTTACGGTCTGGACGAGCCGTTCCTGGTGCTGGCGACACAAAACCCGGTGGAACAAGAAGGCACGTATCCGTTGCCCGAAGCCCAGTTGGATCGCTTCATGTTTCTGATCGAATTGGGTTATCCATCCGAAGCGGAAGAAATCCAAATCGCCAGAACCACCACGGGCGATTCGATGCCCACGTTGGAACATATCCTGGACGGCAACCAGATCATCGAGTTTCAACATTTGGCACGTCGAATTCCGGTGCCCGATCATGTGTACCAATATGCGGTCGACTTGGTGCGTCGGACACGTCCCGGGGAACCCGAAGCATCGGATTGGCTTCGTCGCCTGGTGTCTTGGGGCGCCGGACCACGCGCCGTGCAGTACCTGATCCTGGGTGGCAAAACGCGTGCGGCATTGGAAGGCCAATACATGGTCCGCACCGAAGACGTTCAAGCCGTCGCACAGCCCGTGTTGACCCACCGTCTGATCACCACATTCGCGGCGCAAAGCGAAGGGGTCGACGCGAAACAGATTGTGCAACAACTGGTCGATGAAGTGGCCGAGGACCGAGCGGCGAAAGCATCCTAG
- a CDS encoding DUF6513 domain-containing protein, whose protein sequence is MQQDAFQPSAGQRIHLVTGKLAEPMLRHIADELQQRHDVRCTVGVAPITVAALMTPRWLKRKLEIPPQTTDVVLPGFVCMDPDQRASVISEFQSDIARGDQVRWWIGPKDCRELHEWFGGQSMPVQLTDHGIEIIAEINHAPRLSMQDFRSAVGHLRDQGADRIDIGCDPSSACPNIADYVRAVLDEGVPASIDTFDIPETERAVAAGADLVLSVNASNRFAATDWGCEVVAIPDVPNDINSLKHTVDELRRHDVRVRADAILEPIGSGFFASLQRYAEFRKHDPAIKMMMGIGNLTELTDVDSAGVNLILLAICEELRIESVLTTQVINWARSSVRECDHARRLVRYAVGMQTPPKRISDALVMLRDPKLRPMPNGALKELATTIRDTNYRIFADDDLIHLVSSGLHLSDRDAFAMFDALLKSPRGDSMDPGHAFYLGYEMAKATIAMQLGKQYEQDRALNWGILTVEEDAHRIERTARGRKGSDRKGSDGQESD, encoded by the coding sequence ATGCAACAAGACGCTTTTCAACCATCGGCCGGCCAACGCATCCACTTGGTCACGGGCAAGTTGGCCGAACCGATGTTGCGTCACATTGCCGATGAATTGCAACAGCGTCATGACGTTCGTTGCACCGTGGGGGTTGCCCCCATCACCGTTGCGGCACTGATGACGCCACGTTGGTTGAAACGGAAACTTGAAATTCCGCCACAGACGACCGACGTCGTGTTGCCGGGATTTGTTTGCATGGACCCCGATCAACGTGCGTCCGTGATCAGCGAGTTTCAAAGCGATATTGCCCGTGGTGACCAAGTCCGCTGGTGGATTGGCCCCAAAGACTGTCGTGAATTGCACGAATGGTTCGGCGGTCAATCGATGCCGGTGCAGTTGACCGACCATGGAATCGAAATCATCGCGGAAATCAATCACGCCCCACGATTGTCGATGCAAGACTTTCGATCCGCCGTCGGACACTTGCGTGATCAGGGTGCGGATCGAATCGATATCGGATGCGATCCATCGTCTGCCTGTCCCAACATCGCCGACTACGTTCGAGCCGTGTTGGACGAAGGCGTGCCCGCATCCATCGACACCTTTGACATCCCGGAAACCGAACGAGCGGTCGCCGCGGGTGCGGACTTGGTGTTGTCGGTCAACGCGTCCAACCGTTTCGCTGCCACCGACTGGGGCTGTGAAGTGGTAGCGATCCCCGATGTGCCGAACGACATCAACAGTTTGAAACACACGGTCGATGAACTTCGCCGACACGACGTGCGCGTTCGCGCCGACGCTATCTTGGAGCCCATTGGTTCGGGGTTCTTTGCCAGCTTGCAACGATACGCTGAATTTCGAAAACATGATCCGGCAATCAAGATGATGATGGGCATCGGAAACCTGACCGAATTGACCGACGTTGATTCGGCGGGTGTCAACTTGATCCTGCTGGCGATCTGCGAAGAACTGCGCATCGAAAGCGTGCTGACGACTCAAGTCATCAACTGGGCACGATCCTCGGTTCGCGAATGTGATCACGCGCGGCGTTTGGTGCGTTACGCGGTTGGCATGCAAACACCACCCAAGCGAATCAGTGATGCACTGGTCATGCTGCGTGACCCAAAACTGCGACCGATGCCCAATGGCGCCTTGAAAGAACTGGCCACCACGATTCGCGATACAAACTATCGCATCTTTGCCGATGACGATTTGATCCACTTGGTGTCGTCGGGCCTGCATCTAAGCGACCGTGATGCATTTGCCATGTTCGATGCCTTGTTGAAATCACCTCGCGGTGATTCGATGGATCCGGGACATGCCTTTTACTTGGGCTATGAAATGGCCAAAGCCACGATCGCGATGCAATTGGGCAAGCAATACGAACAAGACCGCGCATTGAATTGGGGCATCCTGACGGTGGAAGAAGACGCCCACCGCATCGAGCGAACCGCACGGGGTCGCAAGGGATCGGATCGCAAGGGATCGGACGGCCAAGAATCCGATTGA
- a CDS encoding menaquinone biosynthetic enzyme MqnA/MqnD family protein — protein MIRIGAVSYLNTKPLIASLRDRLAGRGQLTLNLPSRLADDLNEGRLDVALIPIIESFRTPGLRVISDAGIACRGPVWSVRLLSRVPIDQIRTLALDEGSRTSAAMVQVLLWERYGLRPQTVPLGMEQLPESVAADAVLIIGDRAMYPEQGVYEQIWDLGDQWCRWTKLPFVFAAWVARPGVDVSGLAEILQASRDDGLQAVPSIAQREAARHGLTTEDLIDYFRVNLHYRLEAGELRAMELFREKAAAIGLVRPADDDPGRPQGAAERIVE, from the coding sequence ATGATTCGCATCGGCGCTGTTTCCTATCTGAACACCAAACCGCTGATCGCAAGCTTGCGTGATCGGTTGGCGGGCCGCGGGCAATTGACGCTGAATTTGCCCAGCCGGTTGGCCGATGATTTGAATGAAGGGCGGTTGGACGTCGCGTTGATCCCGATCATCGAGTCCTTTCGTACGCCCGGTTTGCGAGTCATTTCCGACGCCGGAATCGCTTGCCGAGGTCCGGTGTGGAGCGTTCGATTGCTCAGTCGCGTGCCGATCGACCAGATTCGCACTCTGGCGCTGGACGAAGGCAGCCGGACCAGCGCCGCGATGGTGCAGGTCTTGTTGTGGGAACGATATGGTTTGCGGCCCCAGACCGTGCCGCTCGGGATGGAGCAGTTGCCCGAATCGGTGGCAGCTGACGCGGTTTTGATCATCGGCGACCGGGCGATGTACCCCGAGCAAGGCGTCTATGAACAAATTTGGGATTTGGGCGATCAGTGGTGCCGTTGGACCAAATTGCCGTTTGTTTTCGCCGCCTGGGTTGCCCGGCCCGGCGTCGATGTGAGCGGCCTGGCCGAGATTCTGCAGGCCAGTCGCGACGACGGCTTGCAAGCCGTCCCGTCCATCGCCCAGCGTGAAGCGGCCCGGCATGGGCTGACGACCGAAGACCTAATTGATTATTTTCGAGTGAATCTGCATTACCGGTTGGAAGCCGGTGAGTTGCGGGCGATGGAACTATTCCGCGAAAAAGCCGCCGCCATCGGATTGGTCCGTCCCGCCGACGACGATCCCGGACGTCCCCAAGGGGCCGCCGAGCGAATCGTCGAATGA